The genomic segment AGTGCAGCATGTCCCGCCAGGCGGGCTCGGCCGTTTCGCCATAAAGGCCGTAATTGGGAATTCGTTTCATCGCGCCTCGCACGGTTTTGACAGCTGTATCGCACGCTCCGCTTCGACTGGCGATCGCGCACGGCAAAGATGGAAAGTTCAAATTGTCCTATTGGTTGTTCGATTTGTCACACCTGGTTGCCGTTAAATGTAACCAATTGTGCGATTCGCCTTGGCGCTCTGTAATTTTTTCGCCGCTTCGACCCCAAGAAACGAACCCTTTATGAATATCCCTACTTGGCGCGAATGGCTGTTCTCAGTCAAAGCGCTGATTGCTGCCCTGCTCGCGCTTTATATAGCCTTGGCCATACCTCTGGACAACCCTTACTGGGCGATGGCCTCGGTCTATATCGTCTCGCATCCGCTTTCAGGGGCGACGCGGTCAAAGGCGATCTACCGGGCACTGGGAACGCTGCTCGGCGCCGCGGCATCGGTCGCGATGTTGCCGCTGTTTTCCCAGCGGCCGGTGATGCTGAGTTTGGCCATCTCGCTGTGGATTGCCGCCCTCCTCTATCTTTCCTTGCTCGATCGCTCGCCACGCAGTTACGTCTTCATGTTGGCGGCCTATACCGTGCCGCTGATCAGTCTGGCCACGGTCAGCCATCCGCAAGACATCTTCGATGTGGCGCTGGCCCGCTTCGAGGAGATTCTGCTGGGCATCGTCTGCGCCGGCCTGGTCAATGCGGTGCTGTTCCCCGCCCGTATTGCACCGGTGCTAAGCGGGCGCATGGCGATACTGCTTGAGGACGCCCGCCAAGGGGCGCGTCAGATGCTCAACGCAACGGCTCCCGCCGCCCTCGATCAGCGCGGGTTGCACCGGTTGATGATCGATGTGATGGCGCTCGACGGCATGATCGTGCATCTCGACTACGACAGCAGCAGCCACCTGCCGGCCAGGCATGCCCGTGAGTTCCGTGCGCGCATCGCGATGCTCGCCCCGCAGCTGATTTCCATGGGGGATGCGTTGCGCGAGCTGCGACGGGATCTACCCGAACCAGTGCCGGAACTGGAAGCGCATCTGCAGCGCGTTGACCGTTGGATGCAAGGCGATGATTCGCCCATCGATGCCGAGCAACTGGTAGCGCGCTGTTGGGAATTGCAAACCTGGCTGAGCGTCAGCTACCCGCCGCAACGGCTGGCGTTAGCCAATGCATTCAGGCAACTGCGCGGCCTGATTGATCTCTGGCAGGACGCCTTGAGCCTGCATCAGTGCTTCGCCGAAGGGCATCCCGAGCTGCCGCCAGTGCTGCGCTATCGTGTACGCCAGCTGATCGGTGCACCACGTCATTACGATTATCCGTTACTGGCGTTTACGGCTCTCTCCACCGGGACGCTCGTGCTGCTGATCAGCCTGCTGTGGCAGCTGTCTGGATGGCAGCATGGATATACCGGCGTATTCATCGCCACGGTCGCCAGTTGTTTTTTCGCCAGCCAGGACAACCCGGCACCGTTCATCAAGTCATTTCTGGTGGCCACGCTGGCATCCATCGCAGCGGCCGCCATTTACCTCTTTGCGCTGATGCCCAACGTGCAGGACTTCGGCAGTCTGGCCATCCTTCTCGCAGGGCCTTTGTTATTGCTGGGCACCTTCTCCGGTCGTCCGCAATATG from the Stutzerimonas stutzeri genome contains:
- a CDS encoding FUSC family protein — protein: MNIPTWREWLFSVKALIAALLALYIALAIPLDNPYWAMASVYIVSHPLSGATRSKAIYRALGTLLGAAASVAMLPLFSQRPVMLSLAISLWIAALLYLSLLDRSPRSYVFMLAAYTVPLISLATVSHPQDIFDVALARFEEILLGIVCAGLVNAVLFPARIAPVLSGRMAILLEDARQGARQMLNATAPAALDQRGLHRLMIDVMALDGMIVHLDYDSSSHLPARHAREFRARIAMLAPQLISMGDALRELRRDLPEPVPELEAHLQRVDRWMQGDDSPIDAEQLVARCWELQTWLSVSYPPQRLALANAFRQLRGLIDLWQDALSLHQCFAEGHPELPPVLRYRVRQLIGAPRHYDYPLLAFTALSTGTLVLLISLLWQLSGWQHGYTGVFIATVASCFFASQDNPAPFIKSFLVATLASIAAAAIYLFALMPNVQDFGSLAILLAGPLLLLGTFSGRPQYAGTTILLAVQTLSTLTIQARYSADFSLFADAALSSALGVVLALIWARLTRPFGTQWAARRLARSGWLSLSRLALAKPGQNYDEVASEVIDRTAQLLPRLGQLNDKGLALHDATRELRICFRLLELKQARLPASTEQQLQPALLAAHDFFKRCARSRHPEPPPESLRQLLDNSLQRLSLQPDYATDEACQALYGLRLALFDITFTPPGPAATGHETLGASA